A DNA window from Coffea arabica cultivar ET-39 chromosome 6c, Coffea Arabica ET-39 HiFi, whole genome shotgun sequence contains the following coding sequences:
- the LOC113692353 gene encoding laccase-17-like, translating to MRGRMAFHHFSPPHYLAILFFVCCVVSLLPKPALCATRHYTFNIVQHNVTRLCHTKSIVSVNGQFPGPRLVAREGDQLIIKVVNHVANNITIHWHGVRQLRTGWADGPAYVTQCPIQTGHTYTYNFTLTGHRGTLFWHAHISWLRSTVYGPLIIFPRRNESYPFEKPYKEVPIMFGEWWNADPEAVISQALQTGGAPNVSDAYTINGLPGPLYNCSHKDTFKLKVQPGKTYMLRLINAAMNDELYFSIANHSVTVVEADALYVKPFKTDVVVITPGQTTNVLLKTKPTSPTATFIMAAAPYFTGQGTIDNSTVAGILEYQHDASIANKTVVNPTLPAVNATSFVANFTRKFRSLATAKFPANVPQTVQKRFYFTIGLGTSPCPANTTCQGPNGTKFAASVNNISFPLPSTALLQSYFFGKSNGVFTTDFPTQPTNPYNYTGTPPNNTIVTNATRTVVLQFNTSVEVVLQDTSILGAESHPLHLHGFNFFVVGEGFGNYDPNKDPANFNLVDPVERNTVGIPSGGWLAIRFFADNPGVWLMHCHFDVHTSWGLRMAWIVLNGFLPNEKLPPPPSDLPSC from the exons ATGAGAGGAAGAATGGCATTCCACCATTTTTCTCCGCCGCATTACTTAGCAATCCTATTCTTTGTTTGCTGTGTCGTATCTCTGTTGCCTAAGCCTGCACTGTGCGCGACGAGGCACTACACGTTCAAT ATTGTACAGCACAATGTGACCAGATTGTGCCACACCAAGAGCATTGTAAGCGTGAACGGGCAATTTCCAGGCCCTCGCCTGGTAGCAAGAGAAGGTGATCAACTCATCATCAAGGTGGTTAACCATGTAGCAAACAACATAACCATTCACTG GCATGGAGTCCGGCAACTCAGGACCGGTTGGGCTGATGGACCAGCATATGTAACCCAATGCCCGATTCAAACTGGCCACACATACACCTACAACTTCACACTGACGGGGCACAGAGGCACTCTCTTCTGGCATGCCCACATTTCTTGGCTCAGGTCCACCGTGTACGGACCGCTTATCATCTTCCCCAGGCGCAATGAATCTTACCCCTTTGAAAAGCCATACAAGGAAGTTCCCATTATGTTTG GAGAATGGTGGAATGCAGACCCGGAAGCCGTAATCAGCCAGGCTCTTCAGACAGGGGGTGCCCCGAATGTTTCCGACGCCTACACCATCAATGGGCTTCCAGGACCACTCTATAATTGTTCCCATAAAG ATACATTCAAGTTGAAGGTGCAACCAGGCAAGACGTACATGCTACGCCTGATAAATGCAGCAATGAATGACGAACTATATTTTAGTATAGCCAACCATTCGGTCACTGTTGTTGAAGCCGATGCTTTATACGTCAAACCGTTCAAGACTGATGTAGTTGTTATAACCCCAGGCCAGACCACCAATGTGCTTCTGAAAACCAAGCCAACCTCTCCAACTGCCACCTTCATCATGGCTGCCGCACCCTACTTTACAGGGCAAGGCACCATTGACAATTCCACTGTTGCCGGGATCCTTGAATACCAACACGACGCTTCCATTGCAAACAAAACAGTCGTAAACCCAACCCTGCCTGCAGTGAATGCCACCAGTTTTGTTGCAAACTTCACCAGGAAATTCCGTAGCTTAGCCAcagccaaatttccagcaaacGTTCCACAAACCGTTCAAAAGCGCTTTTACTTCACCATAGGACTTGGAACAAGTCCTTGCCCTGCTAACACAacttgccaaggaccaaatggcacaaaatttgcagcttcagttaacaatatttcttttcctcTCCCATCAACAGCTCTCCTGCAATCCTACTTTTTTGGTAAATCAAATGGTGTTTTCACCACTGATTTCCCAACTCAACCCACAAATCCATACAACTATACTGGAACACCGCCTAATAACACAATAGTTACCAATGCAACCCGGACTGTCGTGTTACAGTTTAATACAAGTGTCGAGGTAGTGTTGCAAGACACTAGCATTCTGGGGGCAGAGAGCCATCCTCTTCACCTGCATGGTTTCAACTTCTTCGTCGTTGGGGAAGGGTTTGGAAACTACGATCCAAACAAGGACCCTGCCAACTTCAACCTGGTGGATCCAGTGGAAAGGAATACAGTGGGGATTCCATCAGGTGGCTGGCTCGCCATTCGGTTCTTTGCAGACAATCCAG GAGTATGGCTTATGCACTGCCACTTTGACGTGCACACAAGTTGGGGTTTGCGAATGGCATGGATTGTACTCAATGGGTTCCTCCCTAATGAAAAATTACCACCACCTCCTTCAGATCTTCCATCATGCTGA
- the LOC113692352 gene encoding uncharacterized protein isoform X1 has protein sequence MEENVICTTETNSVPIEELFQTSILFMDRKRKLQAEELGTPPPKLKWLSRGFASEYTFPANGDSDVIDKGELNGMSTAEESEQESAKDSNSIAADADSSISVSNETEVGAGHGYFKEYSSDKPINSSVTCGGNCSKHAQNSSKSSFIMKSSSHILESPSAGKKHDFLYHDIGLKSSLNYEEHLLEFGSHSNCSCLECRASFEGYTDKELEEMLYSNGATPNNYVLSSERWTLNQDTQQGAKKLTIDKEFEQYFSMLML, from the exons ATGGAGGAGAATGTCATCTGCACAACGGAAACCAACAG TGTTCCGATTGAGGAGTTGTTTCAAACCAGCATTCTTTTCATGGATAGGAAACGGAAATTGCAAGCAGAAGAATTAGGCacacctccaccaaagcttAAATGGCTAAGTCGAGGCTTTGCTTCAGAGTATACTTTTCCTGCTAATGGTGACTCAGATGTAATAGATAAAGGGGAGTTAAATGGAATGTCAACTGCTGAGGAGTCAGAACAAGAGTCTGCCAAAGATAGTAACAGTATTGCTGCCGATGCTGACTCGAGCATTTCTGTGTCTAATGAAACTGAAGTAGGAGCTGGTCATGGATATTTCAAAGAATATTCATCTGACAAGCCTATAAATTCTTCTGTTACCTGCGGAGGCAATTGTTCTAAGCATGCCCAAAATTCTTCCAAGAGCAGTTTCATAATGAAATCAAGTTCCCATATTCTGGAATCACCATCTGCTGGCAAAAAGCATGATTTTCTCTATCATGATATAGGCCTGAAGTCATCCCTGAATTATGAGGAGCACCTCCTGGAATTTGGAAGTCACAGCAATTGCAGCTGTCTAGAATGCAGAGCTAGTTTTGAAGGATACACAGACAAGGAACTTGAAGAAATGCTTTATTCTAATGGAGCGACTCCAAATAATTATGTTCTTTCTTCTGAAAGATGGACTCTAAACCAAG ATACTCAGCAAGGCGCCAAGAAATTAACCATTGATAAAGAGTTCGAGCAGTACTTTTCCATGCTTATGCTGTGA
- the LOC113692352 gene encoding uncharacterized protein isoform X2, translating to MEENVICTTETNRKRKLQAEELGTPPPKLKWLSRGFASEYTFPANGDSDVIDKGELNGMSTAEESEQESAKDSNSIAADADSSISVSNETEVGAGHGYFKEYSSDKPINSSVTCGGNCSKHAQNSSKSSFIMKSSSHILESPSAGKKHDFLYHDIGLKSSLNYEEHLLEFGSHSNCSCLECRASFEGYTDKELEEMLYSNGATPNNYVLSSERWTLNQDTQQGAKKLTIDKEFEQYFSMLML from the exons ATGGAGGAGAATGTCATCTGCACAACGGAAACCAACAG GAAACGGAAATTGCAAGCAGAAGAATTAGGCacacctccaccaaagcttAAATGGCTAAGTCGAGGCTTTGCTTCAGAGTATACTTTTCCTGCTAATGGTGACTCAGATGTAATAGATAAAGGGGAGTTAAATGGAATGTCAACTGCTGAGGAGTCAGAACAAGAGTCTGCCAAAGATAGTAACAGTATTGCTGCCGATGCTGACTCGAGCATTTCTGTGTCTAATGAAACTGAAGTAGGAGCTGGTCATGGATATTTCAAAGAATATTCATCTGACAAGCCTATAAATTCTTCTGTTACCTGCGGAGGCAATTGTTCTAAGCATGCCCAAAATTCTTCCAAGAGCAGTTTCATAATGAAATCAAGTTCCCATATTCTGGAATCACCATCTGCTGGCAAAAAGCATGATTTTCTCTATCATGATATAGGCCTGAAGTCATCCCTGAATTATGAGGAGCACCTCCTGGAATTTGGAAGTCACAGCAATTGCAGCTGTCTAGAATGCAGAGCTAGTTTTGAAGGATACACAGACAAGGAACTTGAAGAAATGCTTTATTCTAATGGAGCGACTCCAAATAATTATGTTCTTTCTTCTGAAAGATGGACTCTAAACCAAG ATACTCAGCAAGGCGCCAAGAAATTAACCATTGATAAAGAGTTCGAGCAGTACTTTTCCATGCTTATGCTGTGA